The following are encoded together in the Pygocentrus nattereri isolate fPygNat1 chromosome 3, fPygNat1.pri, whole genome shotgun sequence genome:
- the bcam gene encoding basal cell adhesion molecule isoform X2 has protein sequence MAGSSLRSLCLLFLSLGVCLAGITVKVSPEVDVILGETARLPCNYTISDSSVQPVVTWFIDSAGSRKRVAYRSPPDSGNDKIGLFKDRATMEADMTLVISKVNVGDEMSFFCQVRGGAVGVEEDVTKLRVFLSPEKPVISHNTHSITADQDQSSQVGTCTSRNGHPQPRIIWFKDSKPLPEVTDSKEKTYMVPRVVKESSGLFTVASELYMQLMKEDGKSVFHCTVEYAMPNGQITKESSDHFSLTVYYPAENMFFTLLNQGPFKEGDRVQMKCETDGNPQPEFEFYKGDVKLGQTGTGLWTLENVTRDDADIYKCYVLDFETFVELTRTLTLKVEYLDPVSIVPAGPLILKGGDALDLQCQTKSSNDHYVVWKKAGKELSQTGGLSLKSVTLADAGEYVCVASMRSVPGLEKQANITIRVEGKPEIDVPVKVEVKKKGDSVTLRCSALGYPAPQFNWRPSGKESVTVEGQKTISINILPATDAVITDGVTCEATNKFGTDTKKFEVAESANTADRRNHAGSGSPVFAKAEPQQAGSSIVVIAVVVSVLLLLFIVAVLYFLSKKNKMPCGKKDNAPGNGQDKHETKPFNEKDVEEAKSSN, from the exons tGTGTCTGGCCGGAATCACAGTGAAAGTGAGCCCCGAGGTGGATGTGATTCTAGGAGAAACTGCTCGACTGCCCTGCAACTACACCATCTCCGATAGTTCCGTCCAGCCAGTGGTCACGTGGTTCATC gactCTGCAGGCTCAAGGAAACGTGTCGCTTACAGGTCCCCCCCAGACAGTGGCAATGACAAAATTGGTCTGTTTAAAGACCGTGCCACCATGGAAGCCGACATGACCCTGGTCATCTCTAAAGTCAACGTGGGGGATGAAATGAGCTTCTTCTGCCAGGTCAGAGGAGGAGCCGTGGGCGTCGAAGAGGACGTGACCAAACTCAGGGTTTTCC TTTCTCCAGAGAAGCCAGTCATATCTCATAATACCCATAGCATTACCGCTGACCAAGATCAATCTTCTCAG GTTGGCACGTGTACCAGCAGGAACGGTCACCCACAGCCTCGTATCATCTGGTTTAAAGACTCCAAGCCTCTACCAGAAGTGACAGATTCTAAAGAAA AGACCTACATGGTGCCCAGAGTGGTGAAAGAGTCATCGGGTCTGTTCACGGTGGCCAGTGAGCTCTATATGCAGCTGATGAAGGAGGATGGCAAGTCGGTTTTCCACTGCACTGTGGAGTATGCAATGCCCAATGGACAAATCACAAAGGAAAGCTCTGATCATTTCAGTCTCACAGTGTACT ATCCAGCGGAGAACATGTTTTTCACACTTTTGAACCAAGGCCCGTTCAAAGAAGGAGACAGGGTTCAGATGAAGTGTGAGACGGACGGAAACCCTCAGCCTGAGTTTGAATTCTACAAGGGAGAT GTCAAACTTGGACAAACTGGCACGGGTTTATGGACACTGGAAAATGTCACTCGAGACGATGCTGACATCTACAAGTGTTATGTTCTGGATTTTGAAACTTTTGTTGAACTGACCAGAACTCTCACCTTGAAAGTGGAGT aTCTGGACCCAGTTTCCATTGTACCTGCTGGCCCTTTGATTCTCAAAGGAGGTGATGCCTTGGACCTGCAGTGTCAGACCAAATCATCAAATGATCACTACGTGGTTTGGAAGAAG GCTGGTAAGGAACTGTCTCAGACAGGTGGACTCTCCCTGAAGTCCGTCACTCTGGCAGATGCTGGTGAATACGTGTGTGTCGCATCTATGCGCTCAGTGCCAGGTCTAGAGAAACAAGCTAACATCACCATCAGAGTCGAAG GCAAGCCTGAGATTGATGTGCCTGTTAAAGTCGAGGTGAAGAAAAAGGGAGATTCAGTCACTCTGAGGTGCTCTGCTCTAGGCTATCCTGCTCCACAGTTCAACTGGAGACCCTCTGgcaaagag TCAGTGACAGTAGAAGGACAAAAGACTATCAGCATAAACATCCTGCCGGCCACAGATGCAGTCATTACCGATGGTGTCACTTGTGAAGCGACCAATAAATTTGGCACAGACACCAAGAAGTTTGAGGTGGCTGAATCAG CTAACACTGCCGATAGACGCAACCATGCAGGATCAG GAAGTCCTGTGTTTGCAAAAG CTGAACCTCAACAGGCCGGCTCCAGCATAGTAGTGATCGCCGTGGTGGTGTCTGTGCTTCTGCTGCTGTTCATTGTGGCCGTCCTGTACTTCCTCAGTAAGAAGAACAAGATGCCTTGTGGCAAAAAGGACAA TGCACCTGGAAATGGGCAGGACAAGCATGAGACAAAGCCATTCAATGAGAAG GATGTGGAAGAAGCaaaatcatcaaattaa
- the bcam gene encoding basal cell adhesion molecule isoform X3, which translates to MAGSSLRSLCLLFLSLGVCLAGITVKVSPEVDVILGETARLPCNYTISDSSVQPVVTWFIDSAGSRKRVAYRSPPDSGNDKIGLFKDRATMEADMTLVISKVNVGDEMSFFCQVRGGAVGVEEDVTKLRVFLSPEKPVISHNTHSITADQDQSSQVGTCTSRNGHPQPRIIWFKDSKPLPEVTDSKEKTYMVPRVVKESSGLFTVASELYMQLMKEDGKSVFHCTVEYAMPNGQITKESSDHFSLTVYYPAENMFFTLLNQGPFKEGDRVQMKCETDGNPQPEFEFYKGDVKLGQTGTGLWTLENVTRDDADIYKCYVLDFETFVELTRTLTLKVEYLDPVSIVPAGPLILKGGDALDLQCQTKSSNDHYVVWKKAGKELSQTGGLSLKSVTLADAGEYVCVASMRSVPGLEKQANITIRVEGKPEIDVPVKVEVKKKGDSVTLRCSALGYPAPQFNWRPSGKESVTVEGQKTISINILPATDAVITDGVTCEATNKFGTDTKKFEVAESANTADRRNHAGSVAEPQQAGSSIVVIAVVVSVLLLLFIVAVLYFLSKKNKMPCGKKDNAPGNGQDKHETKPFNEKDVEEAKSSN; encoded by the exons tGTGTCTGGCCGGAATCACAGTGAAAGTGAGCCCCGAGGTGGATGTGATTCTAGGAGAAACTGCTCGACTGCCCTGCAACTACACCATCTCCGATAGTTCCGTCCAGCCAGTGGTCACGTGGTTCATC gactCTGCAGGCTCAAGGAAACGTGTCGCTTACAGGTCCCCCCCAGACAGTGGCAATGACAAAATTGGTCTGTTTAAAGACCGTGCCACCATGGAAGCCGACATGACCCTGGTCATCTCTAAAGTCAACGTGGGGGATGAAATGAGCTTCTTCTGCCAGGTCAGAGGAGGAGCCGTGGGCGTCGAAGAGGACGTGACCAAACTCAGGGTTTTCC TTTCTCCAGAGAAGCCAGTCATATCTCATAATACCCATAGCATTACCGCTGACCAAGATCAATCTTCTCAG GTTGGCACGTGTACCAGCAGGAACGGTCACCCACAGCCTCGTATCATCTGGTTTAAAGACTCCAAGCCTCTACCAGAAGTGACAGATTCTAAAGAAA AGACCTACATGGTGCCCAGAGTGGTGAAAGAGTCATCGGGTCTGTTCACGGTGGCCAGTGAGCTCTATATGCAGCTGATGAAGGAGGATGGCAAGTCGGTTTTCCACTGCACTGTGGAGTATGCAATGCCCAATGGACAAATCACAAAGGAAAGCTCTGATCATTTCAGTCTCACAGTGTACT ATCCAGCGGAGAACATGTTTTTCACACTTTTGAACCAAGGCCCGTTCAAAGAAGGAGACAGGGTTCAGATGAAGTGTGAGACGGACGGAAACCCTCAGCCTGAGTTTGAATTCTACAAGGGAGAT GTCAAACTTGGACAAACTGGCACGGGTTTATGGACACTGGAAAATGTCACTCGAGACGATGCTGACATCTACAAGTGTTATGTTCTGGATTTTGAAACTTTTGTTGAACTGACCAGAACTCTCACCTTGAAAGTGGAGT aTCTGGACCCAGTTTCCATTGTACCTGCTGGCCCTTTGATTCTCAAAGGAGGTGATGCCTTGGACCTGCAGTGTCAGACCAAATCATCAAATGATCACTACGTGGTTTGGAAGAAG GCTGGTAAGGAACTGTCTCAGACAGGTGGACTCTCCCTGAAGTCCGTCACTCTGGCAGATGCTGGTGAATACGTGTGTGTCGCATCTATGCGCTCAGTGCCAGGTCTAGAGAAACAAGCTAACATCACCATCAGAGTCGAAG GCAAGCCTGAGATTGATGTGCCTGTTAAAGTCGAGGTGAAGAAAAAGGGAGATTCAGTCACTCTGAGGTGCTCTGCTCTAGGCTATCCTGCTCCACAGTTCAACTGGAGACCCTCTGgcaaagag TCAGTGACAGTAGAAGGACAAAAGACTATCAGCATAAACATCCTGCCGGCCACAGATGCAGTCATTACCGATGGTGTCACTTGTGAAGCGACCAATAAATTTGGCACAGACACCAAGAAGTTTGAGGTGGCTGAATCAG CTAACACTGCCGATAGACGCAACCATGCAGGATCAG TAGCTGAACCTCAACAGGCCGGCTCCAGCATAGTAGTGATCGCCGTGGTGGTGTCTGTGCTTCTGCTGCTGTTCATTGTGGCCGTCCTGTACTTCCTCAGTAAGAAGAACAAGATGCCTTGTGGCAAAAAGGACAA TGCACCTGGAAATGGGCAGGACAAGCATGAGACAAAGCCATTCAATGAGAAG GATGTGGAAGAAGCaaaatcatcaaattaa
- the bcam gene encoding basal cell adhesion molecule isoform X4 codes for MAGSSLRSLCLLFLSLGVCLAGITVKVSPEVDVILGETARLPCNYTISDSSVQPVVTWFIDSAGSRKRVAYRSPPDSGNDKIGLFKDRATMEADMTLVISKVNVGDEMSFFCQVRGGAVGVEEDVTKLRVFLSPEKPVISHNTHSITADQDQSSQVGTCTSRNGHPQPRIIWFKDSKPLPEVTDSKEKTYMVPRVVKESSGLFTVASELYMQLMKEDGKSVFHCTVEYAMPNGQITKESSDHFSLTVYYPAENMFFTLLNQGPFKEGDRVQMKCETDGNPQPEFEFYKGDVKLGQTGTGLWTLENVTRDDADIYKCYVLDFETFVELTRTLTLKVEYLDPVSIVPAGPLILKGGDALDLQCQTKSSNDHYVVWKKAGKELSQTGGLSLKSVTLADAGEYVCVASMRSVPGLEKQANITIRVEGKPEIDVPVKVEVKKKGDSVTLRCSALGYPAPQFNWRPSGKESVTVEGQKTISINILPATDAVITDGVTCEATNKFGTDTKKFEVAESANTADRRNHAGSAEPQQAGSSIVVIAVVVSVLLLLFIVAVLYFLSKKNKMPCGKKDNAPGNGQDKHETKPFNEKDVEEAKSSN; via the exons tGTGTCTGGCCGGAATCACAGTGAAAGTGAGCCCCGAGGTGGATGTGATTCTAGGAGAAACTGCTCGACTGCCCTGCAACTACACCATCTCCGATAGTTCCGTCCAGCCAGTGGTCACGTGGTTCATC gactCTGCAGGCTCAAGGAAACGTGTCGCTTACAGGTCCCCCCCAGACAGTGGCAATGACAAAATTGGTCTGTTTAAAGACCGTGCCACCATGGAAGCCGACATGACCCTGGTCATCTCTAAAGTCAACGTGGGGGATGAAATGAGCTTCTTCTGCCAGGTCAGAGGAGGAGCCGTGGGCGTCGAAGAGGACGTGACCAAACTCAGGGTTTTCC TTTCTCCAGAGAAGCCAGTCATATCTCATAATACCCATAGCATTACCGCTGACCAAGATCAATCTTCTCAG GTTGGCACGTGTACCAGCAGGAACGGTCACCCACAGCCTCGTATCATCTGGTTTAAAGACTCCAAGCCTCTACCAGAAGTGACAGATTCTAAAGAAA AGACCTACATGGTGCCCAGAGTGGTGAAAGAGTCATCGGGTCTGTTCACGGTGGCCAGTGAGCTCTATATGCAGCTGATGAAGGAGGATGGCAAGTCGGTTTTCCACTGCACTGTGGAGTATGCAATGCCCAATGGACAAATCACAAAGGAAAGCTCTGATCATTTCAGTCTCACAGTGTACT ATCCAGCGGAGAACATGTTTTTCACACTTTTGAACCAAGGCCCGTTCAAAGAAGGAGACAGGGTTCAGATGAAGTGTGAGACGGACGGAAACCCTCAGCCTGAGTTTGAATTCTACAAGGGAGAT GTCAAACTTGGACAAACTGGCACGGGTTTATGGACACTGGAAAATGTCACTCGAGACGATGCTGACATCTACAAGTGTTATGTTCTGGATTTTGAAACTTTTGTTGAACTGACCAGAACTCTCACCTTGAAAGTGGAGT aTCTGGACCCAGTTTCCATTGTACCTGCTGGCCCTTTGATTCTCAAAGGAGGTGATGCCTTGGACCTGCAGTGTCAGACCAAATCATCAAATGATCACTACGTGGTTTGGAAGAAG GCTGGTAAGGAACTGTCTCAGACAGGTGGACTCTCCCTGAAGTCCGTCACTCTGGCAGATGCTGGTGAATACGTGTGTGTCGCATCTATGCGCTCAGTGCCAGGTCTAGAGAAACAAGCTAACATCACCATCAGAGTCGAAG GCAAGCCTGAGATTGATGTGCCTGTTAAAGTCGAGGTGAAGAAAAAGGGAGATTCAGTCACTCTGAGGTGCTCTGCTCTAGGCTATCCTGCTCCACAGTTCAACTGGAGACCCTCTGgcaaagag TCAGTGACAGTAGAAGGACAAAAGACTATCAGCATAAACATCCTGCCGGCCACAGATGCAGTCATTACCGATGGTGTCACTTGTGAAGCGACCAATAAATTTGGCACAGACACCAAGAAGTTTGAGGTGGCTGAATCAG CTAACACTGCCGATAGACGCAACCATGCAGGATCAG CTGAACCTCAACAGGCCGGCTCCAGCATAGTAGTGATCGCCGTGGTGGTGTCTGTGCTTCTGCTGCTGTTCATTGTGGCCGTCCTGTACTTCCTCAGTAAGAAGAACAAGATGCCTTGTGGCAAAAAGGACAA TGCACCTGGAAATGGGCAGGACAAGCATGAGACAAAGCCATTCAATGAGAAG GATGTGGAAGAAGCaaaatcatcaaattaa
- the bcam gene encoding basal cell adhesion molecule isoform X1 gives MAGSSLRSLCLLFLSLGVCLAGITVKVSPEVDVILGETARLPCNYTISDSSVQPVVTWFIDSAGSRKRVAYRSPPDSGNDKIGLFKDRATMEADMTLVISKVNVGDEMSFFCQVRGGAVGVEEDVTKLRVFLSPEKPVISHNTHSITADQDQSSQVGTCTSRNGHPQPRIIWFKDSKPLPEVTDSKEKTYMVPRVVKESSGLFTVASELYMQLMKEDGKSVFHCTVEYAMPNGQITKESSDHFSLTVYYPAENMFFTLLNQGPFKEGDRVQMKCETDGNPQPEFEFYKGDVKLGQTGTGLWTLENVTRDDADIYKCYVLDFETFVELTRTLTLKVEYLDPVSIVPAGPLILKGGDALDLQCQTKSSNDHYVVWKKAGKELSQTGGLSLKSVTLADAGEYVCVASMRSVPGLEKQANITIRVEGKPEIDVPVKVEVKKKGDSVTLRCSALGYPAPQFNWRPSGKESVTVEGQKTISINILPATDAVITDGVTCEATNKFGTDTKKFEVAESANTADRRNHAGSGSPVFAKVAEPQQAGSSIVVIAVVVSVLLLLFIVAVLYFLSKKNKMPCGKKDNAPGNGQDKHETKPFNEKDVEEAKSSN, from the exons tGTGTCTGGCCGGAATCACAGTGAAAGTGAGCCCCGAGGTGGATGTGATTCTAGGAGAAACTGCTCGACTGCCCTGCAACTACACCATCTCCGATAGTTCCGTCCAGCCAGTGGTCACGTGGTTCATC gactCTGCAGGCTCAAGGAAACGTGTCGCTTACAGGTCCCCCCCAGACAGTGGCAATGACAAAATTGGTCTGTTTAAAGACCGTGCCACCATGGAAGCCGACATGACCCTGGTCATCTCTAAAGTCAACGTGGGGGATGAAATGAGCTTCTTCTGCCAGGTCAGAGGAGGAGCCGTGGGCGTCGAAGAGGACGTGACCAAACTCAGGGTTTTCC TTTCTCCAGAGAAGCCAGTCATATCTCATAATACCCATAGCATTACCGCTGACCAAGATCAATCTTCTCAG GTTGGCACGTGTACCAGCAGGAACGGTCACCCACAGCCTCGTATCATCTGGTTTAAAGACTCCAAGCCTCTACCAGAAGTGACAGATTCTAAAGAAA AGACCTACATGGTGCCCAGAGTGGTGAAAGAGTCATCGGGTCTGTTCACGGTGGCCAGTGAGCTCTATATGCAGCTGATGAAGGAGGATGGCAAGTCGGTTTTCCACTGCACTGTGGAGTATGCAATGCCCAATGGACAAATCACAAAGGAAAGCTCTGATCATTTCAGTCTCACAGTGTACT ATCCAGCGGAGAACATGTTTTTCACACTTTTGAACCAAGGCCCGTTCAAAGAAGGAGACAGGGTTCAGATGAAGTGTGAGACGGACGGAAACCCTCAGCCTGAGTTTGAATTCTACAAGGGAGAT GTCAAACTTGGACAAACTGGCACGGGTTTATGGACACTGGAAAATGTCACTCGAGACGATGCTGACATCTACAAGTGTTATGTTCTGGATTTTGAAACTTTTGTTGAACTGACCAGAACTCTCACCTTGAAAGTGGAGT aTCTGGACCCAGTTTCCATTGTACCTGCTGGCCCTTTGATTCTCAAAGGAGGTGATGCCTTGGACCTGCAGTGTCAGACCAAATCATCAAATGATCACTACGTGGTTTGGAAGAAG GCTGGTAAGGAACTGTCTCAGACAGGTGGACTCTCCCTGAAGTCCGTCACTCTGGCAGATGCTGGTGAATACGTGTGTGTCGCATCTATGCGCTCAGTGCCAGGTCTAGAGAAACAAGCTAACATCACCATCAGAGTCGAAG GCAAGCCTGAGATTGATGTGCCTGTTAAAGTCGAGGTGAAGAAAAAGGGAGATTCAGTCACTCTGAGGTGCTCTGCTCTAGGCTATCCTGCTCCACAGTTCAACTGGAGACCCTCTGgcaaagag TCAGTGACAGTAGAAGGACAAAAGACTATCAGCATAAACATCCTGCCGGCCACAGATGCAGTCATTACCGATGGTGTCACTTGTGAAGCGACCAATAAATTTGGCACAGACACCAAGAAGTTTGAGGTGGCTGAATCAG CTAACACTGCCGATAGACGCAACCATGCAGGATCAG GAAGTCCTGTGTTTGCAAAAG TAGCTGAACCTCAACAGGCCGGCTCCAGCATAGTAGTGATCGCCGTGGTGGTGTCTGTGCTTCTGCTGCTGTTCATTGTGGCCGTCCTGTACTTCCTCAGTAAGAAGAACAAGATGCCTTGTGGCAAAAAGGACAA TGCACCTGGAAATGGGCAGGACAAGCATGAGACAAAGCCATTCAATGAGAAG GATGTGGAAGAAGCaaaatcatcaaattaa